A portion of the Faecalibacterium sp. I3-3-89 genome contains these proteins:
- a CDS encoding COG2426 family protein, whose translation MLKNYLIVFFISMLPLVELRGAIPVGIGMGLPILPTYLVCVVGNMLPVPFIYLFARKLLIWGYHKPLIGPFCHFCIVKGEKGGRALEAKAGRGLVAALLLFVGIPLPGTGAWTGTLAASILDMKFKDVLVACMGGVLLAGIIMGLASAGLLGALSGLFAV comes from the coding sequence ATGCTCAAAAACTATCTTATCGTTTTCTTCATCTCGATGCTGCCCCTCGTGGAGCTGCGCGGCGCCATCCCGGTGGGCATCGGGATGGGCCTGCCCATCCTGCCCACCTATCTGGTCTGCGTGGTGGGCAATATGCTGCCGGTGCCGTTCATTTATCTGTTCGCCCGGAAGCTCCTTATCTGGGGCTATCACAAGCCCCTCATCGGCCCCTTCTGCCACTTCTGCATCGTCAAGGGCGAAAAGGGAGGCCGCGCGCTGGAGGCCAAGGCTGGTCGGGGCCTTGTGGCCGCGCTGCTGCTCTTTGTGGGCATCCCGCTGCCGGGCACCGGCGCATGGACGGGCACGCTGGCCGCCTCCATCCTCGACATGAAATTCAAGGACGTGCTCGTCGCCTGCATGGGCGGCGTGCTGCTGGCCGGCATCATCATGGGTCTGGCCAGCGCGGGCCTTCTGGGTGCGCTGAGCGGGCTGTTTGCGGTGTGA
- the epsC gene encoding serine O-acetyltransferase EpsC, translating to MGLLEDARNIQRKDPAARTVLEVILLYPGFHILVYHRVAHWLFEHKHFFLARWVSQRGRHKTGIEIHPGAKIGKCLFIDHGMGIVFGETAEIGDNCTIYHGVTLGGTGKDTGKRHPTLGNNVLIGAGTKVLGPVYIGDNARIGAGSVVLKNLPANCTAVGVPAEVVRINNKAVNPADDLDQQDLPDIMAQRLLDLDRRIGQLEKAAQGDIPPTAQQVAARQRTSLRT from the coding sequence ATGGGGCTTTTAGAGGACGCGCGGAACATCCAGCGCAAGGACCCCGCAGCACGCACCGTGCTGGAGGTCATACTGCTTTACCCGGGCTTTCACATTCTGGTCTACCACCGCGTCGCGCACTGGCTGTTCGAGCACAAGCACTTCTTCCTCGCCCGCTGGGTCAGCCAGCGGGGCCGGCATAAGACCGGCATCGAGATCCACCCCGGCGCAAAGATCGGCAAGTGCCTGTTCATCGACCACGGCATGGGCATCGTCTTTGGCGAGACGGCGGAGATCGGCGACAACTGCACCATCTACCACGGCGTGACCCTCGGCGGCACCGGCAAGGACACCGGCAAGCGCCATCCCACTTTGGGCAACAATGTCCTCATCGGCGCGGGCACCAAGGTCCTCGGCCCGGTGTATATCGGCGACAACGCCCGCATCGGCGCGGGCAGCGTGGTGCTCAAGAATCTGCCCGCCAACTGCACCGCCGTGGGCGTGCCTGCCGAGGTGGTGCGCATCAACAACAAAGCCGTCAACCCGGCCGACGACCTCGACCAGCAGGACCTGCCGGACATCATGGCCCAGCGCCTTCTGGACCTCGACCGCCGCATCGGCCAGCTGGAAAAAGCCGCGCAGGGCGACATCCCCCCCACGGCCCAGCAGGTGGCCGCACGCCAGCGGACATCACTCCGGACATAA
- a CDS encoding Sapep family Mn(2+)-dependent dipeptidase, protein MQEALNQKIDAFIAANKEQLLKDIAALVSINSVEGTPEEGAPYGAGPRAALDKTLELAAGMGLATRNCEDHIGYAELAGADAEKYLATICHVDVVPEGNGWTQDPFQMEIRDGWMIGRGVADDKGPMVATLYALKFLKEEGVSLRYPIRALVGDNEETHMHDVDYYLANYPAPVFCFTPDAEFPVCNGEKGHFDGKLVSPVCNGVIKDFEGGVATNAVPDRASALVTTDITKLRNAPNITLEPEGEGVRIRGWGKSGHAAMPEGTVNAIGLVVNYLLDNGLCNDAERAYLEAVKKLHDSTAGAGLGIDCADGPFGPLTIIGGKMSMVDGRMIQTMDSRYPTCTDGDAIAAKIRAAIGTGAELTDVGSAKPFYIEADTPAIKACIDTYNEVTGENATPFTMGGGTYARHFPYAVSFGPEHSDMVLPEFGGPMHGANEAAPIDKLLEALKIYIIALLRLEEIDF, encoded by the coding sequence ATGCAAGAGGCCTTGAATCAGAAGATCGACGCGTTCATCGCGGCGAACAAAGAGCAGCTCCTGAAGGATATTGCTGCACTGGTGTCCATCAACAGCGTGGAGGGCACCCCGGAAGAGGGTGCACCCTACGGCGCTGGCCCCCGGGCCGCTCTGGACAAGACGCTGGAGCTGGCTGCAGGCATGGGCCTTGCCACCCGCAACTGCGAGGACCACATCGGCTACGCCGAGCTGGCCGGTGCGGACGCCGAGAAGTATCTGGCGACCATCTGCCATGTGGACGTGGTGCCCGAGGGCAACGGCTGGACGCAGGATCCCTTCCAGATGGAGATCCGTGACGGCTGGATGATCGGCCGCGGCGTGGCGGACGACAAAGGCCCGATGGTGGCTACCCTGTATGCCCTGAAGTTCCTCAAGGAGGAGGGCGTCTCCCTGCGCTACCCCATCCGTGCCCTCGTGGGCGACAACGAGGAGACCCATATGCACGATGTGGACTACTACCTCGCCAACTACCCGGCCCCGGTGTTCTGCTTTACCCCGGACGCCGAGTTCCCGGTCTGCAACGGCGAGAAGGGCCACTTCGACGGCAAGCTGGTCAGCCCGGTCTGCAACGGCGTCATCAAGGACTTTGAGGGCGGCGTCGCTACCAACGCTGTGCCGGATCGCGCCAGCGCCCTCGTGACCACCGACATCACCAAGCTGCGCAACGCCCCCAACATCACCCTTGAGCCGGAAGGCGAGGGCGTCCGCATCCGCGGCTGGGGCAAGTCCGGCCATGCTGCCATGCCGGAAGGCACCGTCAACGCCATCGGTCTGGTGGTGAACTACCTGCTGGACAACGGCCTGTGCAACGACGCCGAGCGCGCCTATCTGGAAGCCGTCAAGAAGCTGCACGACTCCACCGCCGGTGCGGGTCTGGGCATCGACTGTGCCGACGGCCCCTTCGGCCCGCTGACCATCATCGGCGGCAAGATGTCGATGGTGGATGGCCGGATGATCCAGACCATGGACAGCCGCTATCCCACCTGCACCGACGGCGACGCCATCGCCGCAAAGATCCGTGCCGCCATCGGCACCGGCGCAGAGCTGACCGATGTGGGCAGCGCAAAGCCCTTCTACATCGAGGCGGACACCCCCGCCATCAAGGCCTGCATCGACACCTACAACGAAGTCACCGGCGAGAACGCCACCCCCTTCACCATGGGCGGCGGCACCTATGCCCGCCACTTCCCCTATGCCGTCAGCTTCGGCCCGGAGCACAGCGACATGGTGCTGCCCGAGTTCGGCGGCCCGATGCACGGCGCGAACGAGGCCGCTCCCATCGACAAGCTGCTGGAGGCCCTCAAGATCTACATCATCGCGCTGCTGCGTCTGGAGGAGATCGACTTTTGA
- a CDS encoding DUF3842 family protein — MSRVLVIDGQGGGLGRQLVAALATGCPDAELTAVGTNSLAASAMLRAGAPRAATGENAVVVNCRRADVIVGPIGIVIADSLLGEITPAMAAAVCQSDATRVLIPINHCDNIVVGVPDQPIGQLVTAAVEKVKELIR, encoded by the coding sequence TTGAGCCGGGTGCTGGTCATTGACGGGCAGGGCGGCGGACTGGGCCGTCAGCTGGTCGCAGCCCTCGCAACCGGATGCCCGGACGCGGAGCTGACCGCTGTGGGCACCAACAGTCTTGCGGCCTCGGCCATGCTCCGGGCAGGCGCACCGCGCGCCGCCACCGGCGAGAACGCCGTGGTGGTCAACTGCCGCCGGGCGGACGTCATCGTAGGCCCCATCGGCATCGTCATCGCGGATTCGCTTCTGGGCGAGATCACTCCGGCGATGGCGGCGGCAGTCTGTCAGAGCGACGCGACCCGGGTGCTCATCCCCATCAACCACTGCGACAACATCGTGGTGGGGGTGCCCGACCAGCCCATCGGCCAGCTGGTGACAGCGGCGGTGGAAAAGGTCAAAGAGCTGATCCGATAA
- a CDS encoding exodeoxyribonuclease III: MKLISWNVNGLRACLTHDFAASFAALDADVFSVQETKMQPGQADFAPEGYTEYTYSAEKKGYSGTACWCKTPPLRVTTGIGREEHDHEGRVLTLEYPGFYLVNCYTPNSQDGLKRLDYRMTWEDDFRAYLLGLDAKKPVILCGDLNVAHQEIDIKNAKTNRMSAGFTDQERAKMTELLAAGFTDSFRAIHPDEVKYSWWSYRFHAREKNAGWRIDYFLVSDRITDKIKAAEIHNEVFGSDHCPVELDIDL, translated from the coding sequence ATGAAACTCATCAGCTGGAACGTGAACGGGCTGCGCGCCTGTCTGACCCACGATTTTGCCGCGAGCTTCGCCGCGCTGGACGCGGACGTGTTCTCGGTGCAGGAAACGAAGATGCAGCCCGGGCAGGCTGATTTTGCCCCGGAAGGCTACACAGAATATACCTACTCGGCGGAGAAAAAGGGCTACTCCGGCACGGCCTGCTGGTGCAAGACCCCGCCCCTGCGCGTCACCACCGGCATCGGCAGGGAGGAGCACGACCACGAGGGCCGCGTGCTGACGCTGGAATACCCCGGCTTCTACCTCGTCAACTGCTATACGCCCAACAGTCAGGACGGCCTCAAGCGGCTGGATTACCGGATGACGTGGGAAGATGACTTCCGGGCCTACCTGCTGGGTCTGGACGCCAAAAAGCCGGTCATCCTCTGCGGCGACCTGAATGTGGCCCATCAGGAGATCGACATCAAGAACGCCAAGACCAACCGCATGAGCGCAGGCTTCACCGATCAGGAGCGGGCCAAGATGACCGAGCTGCTGGCGGCGGGCTTCACCGACAGCTTCCGTGCGATCCACCCGGATGAGGTGAAATACAGCTGGTGGAGCTACCGCTTCCACGCCCGGGAGAAGAATGCAGGCTGGCGCATCGACTATTTTCTCGTCTCGGACCGAATCACGGACAAAATAAAAGCCGCCGAGATCCACAACGAGGTGTTTGGCTCTGACCACTGCCCGGTGGAGCTGGACATCGACCTGTAA